Proteins co-encoded in one Brassica rapa cultivar Chiifu-401-42 chromosome A02, CAAS_Brap_v3.01, whole genome shotgun sequence genomic window:
- the LOC103854536 gene encoding glutamate receptor 1.3-like yields the protein MLFFSFAIGNFFLMERFGIQNQTLVSFLLVLFLFISSNCFVSSQNDDVNEVSVSEQERVSVRVGLVLDLGSVEGKIVGSSVSLALSDFYAVNSDYKTRVSLSFRNSQGEPLLALASAVDLLQTVGVEAIIGGSSLQETKLLAEIGEKAKVPVISLNSPTSLSLRKYSHLIQATHDTSSEAKGITAFIHEFDWKSVALVYDDDEDDWRESMQLMVDHFHENGVQIQSKVGFTVSSTEEVMMDRLRKLKDLGTTVFVVHLSELVATHLFPCAEKLGMMSEGFAWILTAKTMNSFHGNNGDEYAKEAMEGVVGFKTYIPMSKELQNFTSRWRRSLPVEEAIGSEITRLSIFGVWAHDVAWALARAAEVTRMPDASSTLLEAITQCRFKGLSGNFQIKDKNFLSDKLEIVNLIGSGERRVGFWSSNGSFSSRRHLSSFTDNKLDTIIWPGVSSQSPKGHKLGEIKRKTLRVLVTSSNRFPKLVSWRTDPVTKKIIADGFCTQVFNASIMRFNYDVEYALWTGGPNYDDLAYTLSSQKDKYDMAVGDITITSNRSSYVDFTIPFTELGLGMVAPKQSGMWVFFQPLTPDLWMTSAAFFVLTGIIVWLIEKPENKEFQGSWSQQIGVMLWFGFSTLVYAHREKLKHNLSRFVVTVWVFAVLILTTSYTATLTSMMTVQQIRFNSNKDFIGHLSGSLIANASLASTNINATNVRGLINSTDYAKALLNNSVAFIIDELPYLNVLLGEKPDHFLMVKPQITTNGFGFMFQKGDELVHLVSKEISELRTKGRLNEMSKTWFDNRLPYIIDDTSEPIDLYRFRGLFMITGGSSGFALAVLLIIWIRDRWEDLMSSINIFLSRRLVHFRIFFARTIHASPLDDLFVENAVQMAQLNR from the exons ATGTTGTTTTTTTCCTTTGCAATTGGAAACTTCTTTCTAATGGAGAGGTTTGGGATTCAAAACCAAACTCTGGTTTCATTTCTTCTTGTTCTgtttctcttcatctcctctaACTGTTTTGTGTCGAGCCAAAACGACGACGTTAATGAAGTCTCCGTGTCCGAGCAAGAACGGGTTAGTGTCCGGGTCGGGTTGGTCTTGGATTTGGGTTCCGTGGAGGGCAAGATAGTGGGAAGCTCGGTTTCCTTGGCGCTTTCTGATTTCTACGCAGTCAACAGTGATTACAAAACAAGAGTCTCTCTCTCGTTCAGAAACTCTCAAGGAGAGCCTCTCCTTGCTCTAGCTTCTG CTGTTGATCTGCTGCAAACTGTAGGAGTGGAAGCTATTATTGGCGGAAGTTCGCTGCAGGAAACGAAGCTTTTGGCGGAGATTGGGGAGAAAGCTAAGGTTCCTGTGATATCACTTAACTCTCCAACTTCATTGTCATTGAGAAAATACAGCCATCTGATCCAAGCGACACATGATACTTCCTCCGAGGCAAAGGGCATCACAGCTTTCATCCATGAGTTTGATTGGAAGAGTGTTGCTCTTgtttatgatgatgatgaagatgactGGAGAGAGAGTATGCAGCTCATGGTGGACCATTTCCATGAGAACGGAGTTCAGATACAGTCCAAGGTTGGTTTTACAGTCTCTTCAACCGAGGAGGTTATGATGGATAGGCTAAGGAAGCTGAAGGACTTGGGAACAACTGTTTTTGTGGTGCACTTGTCTGAGCTTGTTGCAACTCATCTCTTCCCATGTGCTGAGAAATTAGGGATGATGTCTGAAGGGTTTGCTTGGATCCTCACTGCCAAAACCATGAACAGCTTCCATGGGAACAATGGCGACGAATATGCAAAAGAAGCAATGGAAGGTGTGGTTGGCTTCAAGACTTACATTCCAATGTCCAAAGAGCTTCAAAATTTCACTTCAAGATGGAGACGATCACTTCCTGTTGAAGAAGCTATTGGGTCTGAAATAACTCGGTTGAGCATCTTTGGCGTATGGGCTCATGATGTAGCCTGGGCACTGGCGAGAGCAGCCGAGGTTACAAGGATGCCAGATGCATCATCAACTCTCCTTGAGGCAATCACTCAGTGTAGGTTCAAGGGTTTAAGTGGTAACTTCCAAATCAAGGATAAGAATTTCTTGTCAGACAAGTTAGAGATTGTGAACTTGATTGGATCAGGTGAGAGAAGGGTAGGCTTCTGGAGCTCTAATGGTAGTTTCAGCAGTAGAAGACATCTGTCTTCTTTTACTGATAACAAGCTAGATACCATAATCTGGCCCGGTGTGTCTTCTCAAAGTCCCAAAGGACACAAACTAGGAGAAATCAAGAGAAAAACACTGAGGGTTTTGGTTACATCTAGCAACAGATTTCCAAAGCTGGTGAGTTGGAGGACTGATCCAGTAACAAAAAAGATAATTGCTGATGGGTTCTGTACACAAGTCTTCAATGCTTCCATTATGCGTTTCAACTATGATGTGGAGTACGCACTTTGGACTGGTGGTCCTAACTACGACGATCTTGCATATACACTTAGTAGCCAG AAAGACAAATATGATATGGCCGTGGGAGATATTACAATCACTTCCAATAGATCGAGTTATGTTGATTTTACTATACCATTCACTGAACTGGGTCTTGGAATGGTGGCACCAAAGCAGAGTGGAATGTGGGTGTTCTTTCAACCTCTAACACCAGATCTTTGGATGACAAGTGCAGCTTTCTTTGTCTTGACAGGCATTATAGTTTGGTTGATAGAAAAAcctgaaaacaaggagttccaggGCTCTTGGTCTCAACAGATTGGAGTTATGCTTTGGTTTGGCTTCTCTACCCTTGTTTATGCACACA GGGAGAAGCTAAAACACAATTTATCAAGATTTGTGGTTACAGTTTGGGTATTTGCAGTGCTGATACTGACAACGAGTTACACTGCAACATTGACATCAATGATGACAGTGCAACAGATACGATTCAACTCCAATAAAGACTTTATAGGTCACCTTTCGGGCTCACTCATAGCAAATGCGAGCCTAGCTAGTACCAACATCAATGCAACGAATGTCAGAGGCCTCATTAACTCTACAGATTATGCAAAAGCCTTGTTGAACAACTCGGTCGCATTCATTATCGACGAGTTGCCATACCTCAATGTCCTCCTTGGAGAGAAGCCTGATCATTTTCTCATGGTCAAGCCACAAATTACCACCAACGGTTTTGGATTT ATGTTTCAAAAGGGTGACGAGTTGGTGCATTTGGTGTCCAAAGAAATCTCGGAGCTAAGGACAAAAGGGAGGCTTAACGAGATGTCGAAAACATGGTTTGATAATCGTTTGCCATACATAATAGATGATACATCAGAACCTATAGACCTTTACAGGTTCCGCGGTTTGTTTATGATCACGGGAGGTTCTTCAGGTTTTGCTCTTGCAGTACTTCTCATTATATGGATACGTGATAGATGGGAAGATCTTATGAGTTCCATCAACATATTTCTCTCGCGACGACTTGTACATTTCAGGATCTTCTTTGCAAGAACTATCCATGCTAGCCCCCTCGATGACCTCTTTGTTGAGAATGCAGTGCAGATGGCTCAACTTAACAGATAG
- the LOC103854534 gene encoding glutamate receptor 1.2-like: MEKFGIQNRTLVSFVIVLFLFICSNCFAWSQNDEVSGVSGTEQKWVRVRVGLVLDLGSVEGKIVGSSVSLALSDFYTVNSNYRTRIILSVRNSHGEPILALASAIDLLQTEGVEAIIGGNSLLETKLLAEIGEKARIPVISLNSPVSLSLRKYSHLIQATYDSSSDAKGITAFIHEFDWKNVALVHEDDDDWRESMQLLVDNFHEKGVRIQSKLGFTASSSKQLMMERLRKLKKLGTTVFVVHMSELVATHLFPCAGKLGMMSEGFAWILTVKSMNSFNQNLDDFSKQAMEGVVGFRSYIPMSKELHNFTSKWRKSLPVEEDAGSEIARLSISGVWAHDVAWALARAAEFTRMSNVSSTLLEAITECRFKGLSGDFRIKHKKLLSNKFEIVNLIGSGERRVGLWNSNGSFSNKLETIFWPGGTIQNPQGPELGESKRKTLRVLVTSSNRFPKLVNATTDPRTKKITADGFCIQVFNASIRRFNYDVEYTLWTGGPNYDNLAHTFSSQKDKYDAAVGDITITSKRSNYVDFTIPFTELGLGMVAPKQSSMWVFFQPLTLDLWMTSAAFFVLTGTIVWLIERPENIEFQGSWSQQIGVMLWFGFSTLVYAHREKLKHNLSRFVVTVWVFAVLILTTSYTATLTSMMTVQQIRFNTNKDFVGHLSGSLIANETLKAMNTKGLNTSEDYAKALLNNTVAFIIDELPYLSVLLGENPGRFLMIKPKVTTNGFGFMFQKGDELVHNVSKEISELRTKGRLNEMSKTWFDNRFPYTIDDTPDPIDLYRFRGLFMITGGSSALALAVVLIIWLRDTWGDLMNSINIFLAGGFIHFRILFARTVSPSPVDEPIGENAVQMAQRNTQ; the protein is encoded by the exons ATGGAGAAGTTTGGGATCCAAAACCGAACTCTGGTTTCATTTGTTATtgttctgtttctctttatctGCTCTAACTGTTTTGCATGGTCTCAAAACGACGAGGTTAGTGGAGTCTCCGGGACTGAGCAAAAAtgggttagggttagggttgGGTTGGTTTTGGATCTGGGTTCCGTGGAAGGAAAGATAGTGGGAAGCTCTGTTTCCTTGGCACTTTCTGATTTCTACACTGTTAACAGTAATTACAGAACACGAATCATTCTCTCTGTCAGAAACTCTCACGGAGAGCCTATCCTAGCTCTCGCTTCAG CTATTGATCTCCTGCAAACTGAAGGAGTTGAGGCAATTATTGGCGGGAATTCGTTGCTTGAGACGAAGCTTTTGGCGGAGATTGGAGAGAAAGCTAGGATTCCTGTGATTTCACTTAACTCTCCGGTTTCATTGTCATTGAGAAAATACAGCCATCTGATCCAAGCCACATATGATTCATCCTCCGACGCAAAGGGCATTACAGCTTTCATCCATGAGTTTGATTGGAAGAATGTTGCTCTTGTTCATGAAGATGACGATGACTGGAGAGAGAGCATGCAGCTCCTGGTGGACAATTTCCATGAAAAGGGCGTCCGTATACAGTCCAAGCTTGGTTTTACAGCCTCTTCAAGCAAGCAGTTGATGATGGAGCGTTTAAGGAAGCTGAAGAAATTGGGAACCACTGTCTTTGTGGTGCACATGTCTGAGCTTGTAGCAACTCATCTCTTCCCATGTGCTGGGAAGTTAGGGATGATGAGTGAAGGGTTTGCTTGGATCCTCACTGTTAAAAGCATGAACAGTTTTAATCAAAACCTTGACGATTTTTCAAAACAGGCAATGGAAGGTGTGGTTGGTTTCAGGTCTTACATCCCAATGTCAAAAGAGCTTCACAATTTCACTTCTAAATGGAGAAAATCACTTCCTGTTGAAGAAGATGCTGGGTCTGAGATAGCTCGGCTGAGCATCTCTGGTGTATGGGCTCACGATGTAGCCTGGGCACTGGCGAGAGCAGCGGAGTTTACAAGGATGTCAAATGTATCATCAACTCTTCTTGAGGCTATCACAGAGTGTAGGTTTAAAGGTTTGAGTGGTGACTTCCGTATCAAGCATAAGAAGTTGTTGTCCAACAAGTTTGAGATTGTGAATTTGATAGGATCAGGCGAAAGAAGAGTGGGATTATGGAATTCTAATGGTAGTTTCAGCAACAAGCTGGAGACCATATTCTGGCCCGGTGGGACTATCCAAAATCCGCAAGGGCCCGAACTAGGAGAAAGCAAGAGAAAAACGCTCAGGGTTTTGGTTACATCTAGCAACAGATTCCCAAAACTGGTGAACGCGACGACTGAtccaagaacaaaaaaaattactgcTGATGGGTTCTGTATACAAGTCTTCAATGCTTCCATTAGGCGTTTCAACTATGATGTGGAGTACACACTTTGGACTGGTGGTCCTAACTACGATAATCTTGCACATACATTTAGTAGCCAG AAAGACAAATATGATGCGGCCGTGGGAGATATTACAATCACTTCCAAAAGATCAAATTATGTTGATTTTACTATTCCATTCACTGAACTGGGTCTAGGAATGGTAGCACCAAAGCAAAGTAGTATGTGGGTGTTCTTTCAACCTCTAACACTAGACCTTTGGATGACAAGTGCAGCTTTCTTTGTCTTGACGGGGACTATAGTTTGGTTGATAGAAAGACCTGAGAACATTGAGTTCCAGGGATCTTGGTCACAACAGATTGGAGTTATGCTTTGGTTTGGCTTCTCTACCCTTGTTTATGCTCACA GGGAGAAGCTAAAACACAACTTATCAAGATTTGTAGTTACCGTTTGGGTATTTGCAGTGCTCATACTGACTACGAGTTATACTGCAACATTGACATCAATGATGACGGTGCAACAGATAAGATTCAACACCAACAAAGACTTTGTGGGTCACCTTTCTGGCTCACTCATTGCAAATGAGACCCTCAAAGCAATGAATACCAAAGGTCTCAATACCTCTGAAGATTATGCTAAAGCCCTGTTGAACAACACAGTCGCATTCATTATCGATGAGTTGCCATACCTCAGTGTCCTCCTTGGAGAGAATCCTGGACGTTTTCTAATGATCAAGCCAAAAGTTACCACCAACGGTTTCGGATTT ATGTTTCAAAAGGGTGACGAATTGGTGCATAATGTGTCCAAAGAAATATCGGAGCTAAGGACAAAAGGGAGGCTTAACGAGATGTCAAAAACATGGTTTGATAATCGTTTTCCTTATACAATAGATGATACACCAGACCCTATAGACCTTTACAGATTTCGAGGTTTGTTTATGATCACGGGGGGTTCTTCAGCTCTTGCTCTTGCAGTAGTTCTCATTATCTGGCTCCGGGACACATGGGGAGATCTTATGAATTCGATCAACATATTTCTTGCGGGAGGATTTATACATTTCAGGATCCTCTTTGCAAGAACTGTCTCTCCCAGCCCCGTCGATGAGCCCATTGGCGAGAATGCAGTGCAAATGGCTCAACGTAACACACAATAG